A single window of Selenomonas sputigena DNA harbors:
- the prmC gene encoding peptide chain release factor N(5)-glutamine methyltransferase: MAHEVWTIGSILSWTQGYFTEKGIETPRLDAEVLLSHVLKKERIYLYVHFDEPLEKEELAAFRKAVAERARRVPTAYITGRREFMGLDFAVSRATLIPRPDTEILVEAAIERLGRLAENGRKPLRFADIGTGTGAIALSVLKYASEDVAADAVDISGAALAVARENAERLGLSARVHFYEGDLLAPLSHAAYDAILSNPPYIPDADIERLAPEVRSYEPMTALKGGADGMDFYARLVEAAPQHLLAGGFLAVEAGIGQAQKIRALAKEPWGDVEILPDLAGIERVVVLWRK, from the coding sequence ATGGCGCACGAAGTCTGGACGATCGGCTCGATCCTCTCGTGGACACAGGGCTACTTCACGGAAAAGGGCATCGAGACGCCGCGCCTCGATGCCGAAGTGCTTCTCTCGCATGTGCTCAAAAAGGAGCGCATATACCTCTACGTCCATTTTGACGAGCCGCTGGAAAAGGAAGAGCTTGCGGCGTTCCGCAAGGCGGTCGCTGAGCGTGCGCGGCGCGTGCCGACGGCCTACATCACGGGCAGGCGCGAGTTCATGGGGCTGGATTTCGCCGTGTCGAGGGCGACGCTGATTCCGCGTCCCGATACGGAGATCCTTGTGGAAGCGGCCATCGAGAGATTGGGACGGCTGGCAGAGAATGGGAGAAAGCCCCTGCGTTTCGCTGACATCGGCACGGGGACGGGCGCGATCGCGCTCTCGGTGCTCAAGTACGCTTCGGAAGACGTCGCGGCGGATGCCGTCGACATCTCGGGCGCGGCGCTCGCCGTCGCAAGAGAGAACGCCGAGCGGCTGGGACTCTCTGCGCGCGTGCATTTTTATGAGGGTGATCTTCTCGCGCCGCTTTCCCATGCGGCATACGATGCGATCCTCTCGAACCCGCCCTACATCCCCGACGCCGACATCGAGCGCCTTGCGCCCGAAGTGCGCAGCTATGAGCCGATGACCGCGCTCAAGGGCGGTGCGGACGGTATGGACTTCTACGCGCGTCTTGTCGAGGCGGCGCCGCAGCATTTGCTGGCGGGTGGCTTCCTCGCCGTGGAGGCGGGCATCGGTCAGGCGCAGAAGATTCGCGCCTTGGCGAAAGAGCCTTGGGGCGATGTCGAGATCTTGCCGGATCTCGCGGGCATCGAGCGCGTCGTCGTGCTGTGGAGAAAATGA
- a CDS encoding L-threonylcarbamoyladenylate synthase → MSVFSTKVLPPTAAAIEEAAHLLRAGEVVAFPTETVYGLGANGFDAAACTKIYEAKGRPSDNPLILHIAHRAMLDEVALDVPEMAEHLLAAFAPGPLTLVLRRRAAVPDRITGGLATVGVRMPENDAALALIRATGFPLAAPSANTSGRPSPTTAEAVLEDLAGRIPLILDGGPCRFGVESTIVDVTGEAAVILRPGAITREMLEEVVADVRLDPGLAAQERAAQMSVSAVCPAAANGAEAGETADVHTVAAAPRAPGMKYTHYAPRAPLTLLAAPPADLPAAFRAALAEAAGKSVGLIVTDETAAALAGEAEEDFVVRLGARKDVRAIAAHLYEALRAFDEKKVDFILGEALDESGLGLAIMNRLKKAAGYRIRRF, encoded by the coding sequence ATGTCTGTGTTTTCAACAAAGGTTCTGCCGCCGACAGCAGCCGCCATCGAGGAGGCGGCGCATCTTCTTCGTGCGGGCGAGGTCGTAGCCTTTCCGACGGAGACGGTCTACGGACTCGGCGCGAACGGCTTCGACGCCGCCGCCTGCACGAAGATCTACGAGGCGAAGGGGCGGCCTTCGGACAATCCGCTGATCCTGCACATCGCGCACCGCGCCATGCTCGACGAAGTGGCGCTCGACGTGCCCGAGATGGCGGAGCATCTTCTGGCGGCATTTGCGCCCGGGCCTCTGACCTTGGTGCTGCGCCGCCGCGCCGCTGTGCCCGATCGCATCACGGGCGGCCTCGCGACGGTCGGCGTGCGCATGCCGGAGAATGACGCCGCGCTCGCCCTGATTCGTGCAACGGGCTTTCCTCTGGCCGCGCCGAGCGCCAACACGTCGGGCAGGCCGAGTCCGACGACGGCGGAGGCGGTGCTCGAAGACCTCGCAGGGCGCATCCCGCTGATTCTCGACGGCGGCCCGTGTCGCTTCGGCGTCGAATCGACGATCGTCGATGTGACGGGCGAGGCTGCCGTCATCCTGCGTCCCGGCGCCATCACGCGCGAAATGCTCGAAGAGGTCGTCGCCGACGTACGGCTCGACCCGGGACTCGCCGCGCAGGAGCGTGCGGCGCAGATGAGCGTCAGCGCGGTGTGCCCTGCGGCGGCGAACGGCGCGGAAGCAGGGGAGACGGCTGACGTGCATACGGTCGCCGCCGCACCGCGAGCGCCCGGCATGAAGTACACGCACTATGCGCCGCGAGCGCCGCTGACCTTGCTCGCCGCCCCGCCCGCTGACTTGCCCGCCGCCTTTCGCGCGGCGCTCGCCGAAGCGGCGGGCAAGTCGGTCGGCCTCATCGTGACGGATGAGACAGCGGCGGCGCTTGCAGGCGAGGCGGAAGAAGACTTTGTCGTGCGTCTCGGTGCGAGAAAAGACGTGCGTGCCATCGCCGCGCATCTTTACGAAGCCCTTCGCGCCTTCGACGAAAAAAAGGTTGACTTCATCCTCGGCGAAGCGCTCGACGAAAGCGGCTTGGGACTCGCCATCATGAACCGCCTCAAGAAGGCCGCAGGGTATCGGATTCGCCGCTTTTGA